Proteins encoded together in one Cyprinus carpio isolate SPL01 chromosome B14, ASM1834038v1, whole genome shotgun sequence window:
- the LOC109102257 gene encoding PDZ domain-containing protein 11 isoform X2, whose translation MSSSKNMDQKIPYDDYQLPVVFLPSYESPPAWIPPQERIHHPDYNNELTQFLPRSVVLKKPPGAQLGFNIRGGKASQLGIFISKVVPDSDAHRAGLQEGDQVLSVNDVDFQDIEHSKAVEILKTAREILMNVRYFPYNYQRQKERTVH comes from the exons ATGTCTAGCTCGAAAAACATGGACCAAAAGATCCCATACGATGATTATCAACTGCCAGTAGTGTTTCTCCCTTCCTATGAGAGCCCTCCTGCATGGATCCCTCCACAAGAG AGGATACATCACCCTGACTACAACAATGAGCTCACTCAGTTTCTACCTCGCTCTGTAGTGTTAAAAAAGCCACCCGGTGCACAACTGGGCTTCAATATCCGTGGAGGAAAGGCCTCCCAACTTGGTATATTTATTTCAAAG GTAGTGCCAGATTCAGATGCCCATAGGGCGGGACTGCAAGAGGGCGATCAGGTGCTTTCTGTCAATGACGTGGACTTTCAAGACATTGAGCATTCAAAG GCTGTAGAGATTTTAAAGACTGCAAGAGAGATTTTGATGAATGTTCGATACTTCCCTTACA ACTACCAGCGGCAGAAGGAGAGGACTGTACACTAG
- the LOC109102257 gene encoding PDZ domain-containing protein 11 isoform X3 yields the protein MDQKIPYDDYQLPVVFLPSYESPPAWIPPQERIHHPDYNNELTQFLPRSVVLKKPPGAQLGFNIRGGKASQLGIFISKVVPDSDAHRAGLQEGDQVLSVNDVDFQDIEHSKAVEILKTAREILMNVRYFPYNYQRQKERTVH from the exons ATGGACCAAAAGATCCCATACGATGATTATCAACTGCCAGTAGTGTTTCTCCCTTCCTATGAGAGCCCTCCTGCATGGATCCCTCCACAAGAG AGGATACATCACCCTGACTACAACAATGAGCTCACTCAGTTTCTACCTCGCTCTGTAGTGTTAAAAAAGCCACCCGGTGCACAACTGGGCTTCAATATCCGTGGAGGAAAGGCCTCCCAACTTGGTATATTTATTTCAAAG GTAGTGCCAGATTCAGATGCCCATAGGGCGGGACTGCAAGAGGGCGATCAGGTGCTTTCTGTCAATGACGTGGACTTTCAAGACATTGAGCATTCAAAG GCTGTAGAGATTTTAAAGACTGCAAGAGAGATTTTGATGAATGTTCGATACTTCCCTTACA ACTACCAGCGGCAGAAGGAGAGGACTGTACACTAG
- the LOC109102257 gene encoding PDZ domain-containing protein 11 isoform X1 — translation MIYRRAGLMVRSRSSCSKNMDQKIPYDDYQLPVVFLPSYESPPAWIPPQERIHHPDYNNELTQFLPRSVVLKKPPGAQLGFNIRGGKASQLGIFISKVVPDSDAHRAGLQEGDQVLSVNDVDFQDIEHSKAVEILKTAREILMNVRYFPYNYQRQKERTVH, via the exons ATGATCTATAGGAGGGCGGGGCTAATGGTTCGCTCGCGGAGTTCTTG CTCGAAAAACATGGACCAAAAGATCCCATACGATGATTATCAACTGCCAGTAGTGTTTCTCCCTTCCTATGAGAGCCCTCCTGCATGGATCCCTCCACAAGAG AGGATACATCACCCTGACTACAACAATGAGCTCACTCAGTTTCTACCTCGCTCTGTAGTGTTAAAAAAGCCACCCGGTGCACAACTGGGCTTCAATATCCGTGGAGGAAAGGCCTCCCAACTTGGTATATTTATTTCAAAG GTAGTGCCAGATTCAGATGCCCATAGGGCGGGACTGCAAGAGGGCGATCAGGTGCTTTCTGTCAATGACGTGGACTTTCAAGACATTGAGCATTCAAAG GCTGTAGAGATTTTAAAGACTGCAAGAGAGATTTTGATGAATGTTCGATACTTCCCTTACA ACTACCAGCGGCAGAAGGAGAGGACTGTACACTAG
- the LOC109102256 gene encoding START domain-containing protein 10-like — protein sequence MSRGSGIIPDEFMFNEFKRQCLSTENWLSKYDKNDMEVWVEVAPVSTSTNNKGNLSKVHKIKCRINIKDVSAACMYDVLHDSVYRKTWDPTMLESFDIARMAPNADVGYYSWICPKPLKNRDVVTLRSWQASENEYVIINFSVKHPKFPPRKDLVRAVSLLTGYLIQPKGPNSCIFTYLSQADPRGSLPKWVVNKASQVLAPKVLRSIHKAGQNYPAWKAANSPDHKPWLYPIQSELPLMDPAELSIQRGDSLENVDESSTRDAQENEDSS from the exons ATGTCTCGCGGTTCAGGAATCATTCCAGATGAATTCATGTTTAATGAGTTCAAAAGACAATGCCTGTCCACGGAGAACTGGCTCAGTAAGTATGATAAAAATGACATGGAGGTCTGGGTCGAGGTGGCCCCTGTATCTACTTCTACAAACAACAAAGGGAATTTATCCAAAGTGCACAAAATCAAG TGTAGGATAAACATAAAGGATGTATCGGCTGCATGCATGTATGACGTGCTTCATGACAGCGTGTACCGGAAGACCTGGGACCCTACAATGCTTGAGAGTTTTGACATCGCTCGTATGGCTCCTAATGCTGATGTGGGCTACTATTCAT GGATCTGCCCGAAGCCATTGAAGAACAGAGATGTGGTGACCCTGCGCTCATGGCAGGCATCTGAAAATGAATATGTGATAATTAACTTCTCAGTGAAACATCCG AAATTTCCCCCACGGAAGGATCTGGTAAGGGCCGTTTCCCTTCTGACGGGTTACCTGATCCAACCAAAGGGGCCCAACAGCTGCATTTTCACGTACCTCTCACAAGCTGATCCCAGAG GGTCTCTTCCAAAGTGGGTTGTCAACAAAGCATCTCAGGTCCTGGCTCCAAAA GTCTTAAGAAGCATCCATAAAGCAGGTCAGAACTACCCTGCGTGGAAAGCAGCAAATTCTCCAGATCATAAGCCGTGGCTGTATCCCATACAGAGTGAACTGCCCTTGATGGATCCAGCAGAGCTGTCCATCCAGCGCGGTGACTCGCTCGAGAACGTGGATGAGAGCTCGACCAGGGATGCTCAAGAGAATGAGGACAGCAGCTAA